A window of the Pecten maximus chromosome 19, xPecMax1.1, whole genome shotgun sequence genome harbors these coding sequences:
- the LOC117317399 gene encoding FMRFamide receptor-like — translation MSNLTTSTLNNTSTDDDTMALATKMHWVSSVVFGSIFMVIGLTGNCLAVMVWRRKSMRSSTGTYLIAQAVADSGLLIFFFITDTIKMIWPEITTSYAYGSFFSYVGYPIFFLFVVCSIWMTVGVTVDRYIQVCWIMHAKTMCNDKKAYTGIGIITFLCFIVNLPHFMTFEPIADDMRSPDAAAFSYTDFGAGEGSMRYEFWVHCMFLVLVPWATIFILNMLIIRRVTKTNKRMEEKRSSFASEKVKRSESQITRILLTVTFTFLVLIALQCITQCFFMLKEAKGDRRIINEAFSVAKLGIVINSSINFFLYCLTGRRFRKELCYILFRNCSRSRFYMRESSTGDSNSSSVDKSKSSMTGSSKF, via the exons ATGTCCAACCTCACGACCAGCACTTTAAATAACACGTCTACGGATGACGACACCATGGCGCTGGCTACCAAGATGCACTGGGTTTCCAGTGTCGTGTTCGGAAGTATCTTCATGGTCATCGGGCTCACCGGAAACTGTTTAGCCGTCATGGTGTGGAGGCGGAAGTCGATGAGATCCTCTACCGGAACCTATCTGATTGCCCAGGCGGTGGCAGATTCTGGTCTGCTTATATTCTTCTTCATCACCGACACAATAAAAATGATATGGCCGGAGATTACCACAAGTTACGCGTACGGAAGTTTCTTTTCTTACGTCGGATACCCGATCTTCTTCCTGTTTGTCGTCTGTAGCATTTGGATGACAGTAGGGGTCACGGTCGacaggtacatacaggtgtgCTGGATAATGCATGCCAAG ACAATGTGCAACGACAAAAAGGCCTATACCGGGATTGGTATCATCACATTCCTGTGCTTCATAGTTAACTTGCCACACTTCATGACCTTCGAACCGATCGCCGATGACATGCGCAGTCCTGATGCAGCAGCTTTTAGTTATACCGATTTTGGGGCAGGCGAGGGAAGCATGCGCTATGAGTTCTGGGTCCATTGCATGTTCCTGGTGTTGGTTCCCTGGGCAACCATCTTCATTCTCAATATGCTTATCATTAGAAGAGTCACCAAGACTAATAAGCGAATGGAGGAAAAGAGGAGCTCTTTCGCAAGCGAAAAGGTCAAGAGGTCAGAGAGCCAAATCACGCGCATCCTCCTGACAGTTACCTTCACCTTCCTCGTCCTGATAGCTCTCCAGTGCATCACTCAATGTTTTTTCATGTTGAAGGAAGCCAAG GGTGACAGACGGATCATCAACGAAGCATTTTCTGTGGCCAAACTGGGCATCGTTATTAATTCTTCTATCAACTTCTTTCTCTACTGCCTGACCGGTCGACGTTTCCGGAAGGAGCTTTGTTACATCCTGTTCCGTAACTGCTCACGCAGTCGCTTCTATATGCGCGAGTCGAGTACAGGAGATAGCAACAGCTCAAGTGTAGACAAATCAAAGTCCTCCATGACAGGATCCTCGAAGTTCTAA